In Nitrospirota bacterium, the genomic stretch CATCATACTTATGGATATACAGATGCCGAAGATGAACGGCCTTGAGGCCGCAAAAATACTCAAGTCAAATCAGTCCACTGCAAAGATACCGATAATAGCTCTTACGGCATATGCAATGACAGAGGAAAAGGAGAAGCTTGGCAAAGAGTGGTTTGACGGCTACATTGCAAAACCTGCCGGTGTAAAGGATATTTTGAAATTGGTTGATGAAGTAATTAAGCAGAAAGGGGATAAAGACGATACCAAAGTTTGACAAAGGTTATTTGAATGACCCTGTGGGAATTGTTCTTCTTAATCTCGGAGGGCCTGATTCTCTTCAGGCTGTAAAGCCGTTTCTTTACAATCTGTTTTCAGACAGAAAGATAATTCAACTGGGCCCTCCATTTTTACAAAAACCTCTTGCATGGTTAATAGCAACGCTGAGGTCTAAGAAGACAGAGGGTTATTATAGCCTCATAGGAGGCAGGTCTCCGATACTTGATATTACCAATGCTCAGGCAAAGGCGCTGGAAGAAGCGCTTAACAATGAATTAGAGATGGAGGAATCCCCCCCACCCATCCCTCCCCCTCGAGGGGGGAGGGTTAGGGAGGGGGTGGCAGGAGTAAAGGTTAAAGTCTACGTCGGAATGCGTTACTGGCATCCTTTAATAGAAGATGTGATACCTCAGATTTATAATAATGGAATTAGAAAACTTATTGGACTCAGCCTTTATCCCCAGTATTCTCTGGCAACATCAGGCTCGTCTTTTTCAAAACTGAAGGAAGTTATCGGTTCACAGTTCACTGTTCACTGTATAACTTCGTGGTATGACCATCCGCTTTATATTGAAGCGCTGGTGGATGTTATTAAAAAAGGGCTTGAATCATTCACCCTCTCCCTAACCCTCCCCCCTCGAGGGGGAGGGATGGGTGGGGGGGATGTCCACGTTCTCTTCAGCGCCCACAGCCTTCCTGAAAAGTTTATTGATGAGGGCGACCCTTATGTGCGTCATATTGAGAGAACGATTGAAGAGATTGTAAAGCGGATGCCAGTAAAATGGAACCTGAGTTATCAATCCAAGAGCGGACCTGTAAAATGGCTTGGGCCTTCAACAGACGAAAAACTCAAAGAGCTTGCAGGCAGGAACATTAAAAATATTCTCATGGTCCCGATAAGTTTTGTGTCGGACCATATTGAGACGCTTTATGAGATTGATATATTATATATGCAAATGGCAAAAGGCCTTGGAATTAATCTAAGACGAACAGATTCCCTGAACACACATCCGCTTTTTATTGAAGCGCTGAAAGACATTGTAATAAAAAATATGACGGAGATAGGATGGATATAAAAAACAGCGAGATTGCTTCGTCGCTAATGCTCCTCGCAATGACAGGAATATGGTACCGTTGTTTGGTCTGTCATTGCGAGCCGAAGGCGAAGCAATCTTGCCTTTACGCTCAGGGTAAACTCCGCGAAGCAATCTTGTATTTTGGCAAGATGGATATAAGATGAGGCTGACTATTATCGGAGGAGGAATTTCTGGTCTCTCTTTAGCTTACTTTCTCCTCGAAAGAGAGCCTTCATTGGATATTATTATCCTTGAATCCGAAAAAAGAGCCGGCGGAAAGATATGGACAGAAAAAGTGAACGGTTTCCTCTGCGAAGGCGGAGTTAACGGTTTCCTTGATAACAGGCCCAAGACTTTAGAGCTTGCCTCAAAACTTCTGATTAATCCGCTGAGAAGCACGGACGCAGCCAGAAAGAGATATATTTTTTCTGGCGGGAAATTAAACCTTCTGCCTGAATCGCCTGTATCGTTTCTTACTTCCGATCTCCTGAGCCTTTACGGACGCTTAAGGGTAATGTATGAGTTTTTCGCTCCAAGAGGCAGGGCAGAAGATGAGACACTTGCTGATTTTGCAAGGAGAAGGCTTGGTAAAGAGGCATACGAAAAACTTATTGATCCGATGGCGTCAGGCATTTATGCAGGAAATTCTGAGTTGCTTAGCCTTAAAAGCTGTTTCCCAAAGATTTTTAATCTTGAAGAGAAATACGGAAGCCTTATAAAAGGCATGATAAAACTGCAGAGAGCAAGGGACAAAGAAAGAAGAACAGATAAACTCCAAACTCCAAACTCCAAACTCCAAACTAAAGTAGGCGCCGGGCCCGGAGGTACGCTTACGTCTTTTCACGACGGCATGGGAATGATGGTAGATTCCTTGAAAAGTTCTCTTAAAGAAAGGCTCAGAGCCGGAAGCAAAGTAGTTTCCGTTGAAAGAAAGAATAAGGGTTATGCTGTCCATCTCTCTGACGGCATGGTTGTAGAGACGGAGATTCTTGTAATTGCATCCCCTGCATATTCAGCAGCGGAGATTTTAAAAAATCTTGACAGGCCTCTCTCATCGGTTCTTTCAGAGATACCGTATCCCTCCGTATCGGTTGTGTGTTTCGGATACAGGAAGGAACGCATCGCTGATAAACTGGATGGATTCGGTTTTCTCATCCCATATAAGGAGCGCAGAAAAATCCTCGGTTCATTATGGGATTCAAGCATTTTTCCCGGAAGGGCTCCTGACGGATATGCGCTTTTGAGGAGCATGGTGGGAGGCGCAAGGGCATCTGAACTTGCGATGCAGGATGACAGCAGGCTGATGGATGTTGTTGCAGAAGAACTGAAGGATATAATGGATATAAAAGTTCAGCCTGATTTTGTAAAAATTTACAGGCACGAAAAGGCAATTCCGCAGTATAATATAGGCCATGACAGGAAACTGAAAGCAGTTGACGAGATGTTATTAAAATACAAAAACCTGTATTTAACCGGGAATGCATACCGGGGCATAGGCGTTAATGACTGCATAGAAAATTCATATAAACTGGCAGAGACAATAATAAGAAAGGAGGAAATATAAATTGAAAGAACAGGAGATAGCAGAGATTCTTTTAAAGGAAAATGAGGAGTATAAAAAACTTGGAGAGGAACATAAAAATCTTAAAGAGGCGCTTGCGGAGATTGACAAGAAAGTCCATTTCACACCGGAAGAAGAGGTAGAGAGGAAAAGGATTCAGAAACTGAAACTTACAAAAAAAGACAGGATGGCAGAACTTATAAGGGAATATAAAAAAAGCCATTCAACGAACTAAGTTAAAAGTTAAAAGTTAAGAGTTAAGAGTTAAGAGTTAAGAGTTAAGAGTTGTTCTTTACTTCTCTTTTAACTTTTCACTCTACACTTTTAACTTCTAACTTGACGGGAGGATTATGCGCAGCAGGACAATTAAGGAAGGATTAGAGCGTGTTCCGCACAGGGCGCTCCTTTATGCGACAGGCATTCCAAAGAGCGAAATGAAAAAGCCGTTTATCGGCGTTGCAACAAGTTTCACCGATATTATTCCGGGACACATCGGCATGAGAGACCTTGAGAGATTCATAGAAAAAGGAGTGCATACAGGAGGAGGCTATCCTTTCTTTTTTGGAATTCCCGGCATCTGCGACGGCATTGCAATGGGACACAGCGGCATGCATTATTCTCTTCCGTCAAGGGAGCTGATTGCCGACATGGTGGAGACTATAGCTCAGGCGCATCAGCTTGACGGGCTTGTGCTTCTTACTAACTGCGACAAGATTACGCCCGGAATGCTCATGGCTGCGGCCAGGATTAATATCCCCTCAATAGTCGTTACTGCAGGACCGATGCTTTCAGGACGTCTGAGGGGTAAAAGGCTCTCGCTTATCAATGATACCTTTGAAGCGGTTGGAAAGTATAAAAAAGGTTTGATAAAAAACGATGAGCTTGAAGCTCTTGAAATGTGCGCATGTCCGGGCGCAGGCTCATGCCAGGGCATGTACACTGCAAATACAATGGCCTGTGTTACAGAATCGCTCGGCATGAGCCTTTCAGGATGCGCTACTGCGCTTGCCGTATCTGCCGATAAAAGGAGAATAGCCTTTGCAAGCGGAGAGCGCATTGTTGAACTGGTAAAGAAAAATATCACGCCGGGGAAGATAATGACCCGGAAGGCGTTTGAGAATGCAATAATGGTTGACCTGGCCTTAGGCGGCTCAACCAATACTGTCCTTCACATCCCTGCAATTGCGCATGACGCAGGAGTGGAACTTCCGCTTGAGGCATTTGATATCCTGAGCAAGAAAACCCCCCATCTTGCAAATATGCTTCCCGGCGGCGAGCATTTTCTTGAAGACCTTGAATGGGCAGGAGGCATTCCGGCCTTGATGAAGAGATTAAGGGGAAATTTGAATAATTGCATTACAGTAAGCGGCAGGAGTATTTTTGAGATTGCTGATTCTGCAGAGATTATAAATGAAAATGTTATAAGGCCTCTGAACAAGGCTTACCATAAAGAAGGAGGCATCGCAATCCTGAGGGGCAATCTCGCTCCTGACGGAGCAGTTGTAAAGCAGTCCGCCGTGAGCAAAAATATGATGAAGTTTGAAGGCAGCGCAAAGGTGTTTAACTCAGAAGAAGAGGGCATGAAGGCAATCCTCAACGGGAAGATAAAGGCAGGCGATGTTGTTGTCATAAGGTATGAGGGGCCCAAGGGAGGGCCGGGGATGAGGGAGATGCTTTCTCCGACAGCAACAATCGCGGGCATGGGATTGAGCGAATCAGTGGCCGTGATAACAGACGGAAGGTTTTCAGGCGGGACCAGAGGCCCATGCATAGGGCACATATCGCCTGAAGCAATGGAAGGCGGAATCATAGCAATTATCAAAAACGGAGACAGAATAAAAATTGACATTCCGGGAAGAAGGGTTGATCTTCTTCTCTCCGAAAAAGAAATAAAGGAAAGGCTCAGCAAATGGAAACCGCCAAAGCCTAAGATAACAAAAGGCTATCTTTCAAGATACGCAAGGATGGTCACTTCAGCAGGAACAGGCGCGGTAATGAAATAGGGCAGCAGAACAACAGAGCAGCAGTAAAAAATTAAAAAACTACTGCACTACTGCGCTGTTGTGCTACTGCTCTATGTTTTATGGACATTTTCATAATCTTTTGTGGTAAAATTATTTAAATTTTAAAAGGAGCTGCGTGCGATATGAAAATTTCAGGCTCAGAGATATTAATTGAATGTCTGAAAAAGGAAGGGGTTAAGCACATCTTCGGTTATCCAGGAGGCGTTGTGCTGAACATCTTTGACGCCCTTTATGACAATAAGGATTTACGCCTGATACTCACAAGGCACGAACAGGGCGCTGTTCATGCGGCAGACGGTTATGCAAGGTCATCGGGAAAGGTGGGCGTTGCCCTTGTGACATCAGGCCCCGGCGCGACAAATACAGTTACAGGTATTGCCACTGCCTCAATGGATTCCATACCGCTTGTTGTGTTTTCAGGGCAGGTGCCGACAATGCTTATCGGCAATGATGCATTTCAGGAGGCTGATATAGTAGGCATAACAAGGCCCTGCACAAAATATAACTACCTGGTTAAGGATGTGAAGGACCTTGCAAGGATAGTGAAAGAGGCCTTTTATATAGCGTCTTCAGGCAGGCCGGGCCCTGTGCTTATAGACCTTCCTAAAGATGTAACTGTAGGAAAAGCTGATTTTGTCTGGCCTGAGCTTGACATAAGGAGCTACAAGCCCACTTACGAAGGCAATAAGTGGATGATTACGCAGGGCGCCCATCTCATAGCAAAATCAAAGAAACCTGTGATAATTGCCGGAGGAGGTGTGATACTCTCAGGAGCTGCCAAAGAACTCAAAGAGTTCGCAGAGCATACTGACATCCCTGTGACTATGACACTGATGGGGCTTGGCGGATTTCCGGGTTCGCATAAACTTTCACTCGGCATGCTTGGAATGCACGGGACTTATTATGCCAATAAGGCAGTTCAGGATTCAGACCTTCTTATTGCCATAGGAATGCGCTTTGACGACAGGGTGACAGGCAAGGTTGATGCCTTTGCGCCCAACGCAAAGATAATTCACATAGACATTGACCCGACATCAATAAAAAAGAATGTGAGGGTTGATGTTCCTATAGTGGGTGACGTCAAGAAAGTTCTGGCTGTGATGAATAAGGTGCTTAAAGAAGAAGTGAAAGAACAGTGGGGTGAGGTAAAAAAGGCATGGCTCAAGCAGATAGATGCCTGGCGCGCAGAAAGGCCGATGACCTATACTCACAGCGATGAGATCATAAAACCGCAGTTTGTCGTTGAGAAGATATATGAGCTTACAAAGGGAGATGCAATTATAACAACAGAAGTCGGGCAGAACCAGATGTGGACCGCGCAGTTTTATAAATTTGATAAACCGAGAACACTTCTGACATCAGGCGGGCTCGGCACCATGGGTTATGGTTTCCCCGCTGCAATCGGCGCGCAGTTTGCGCATCCTGAAAAGCTTGTTATTGACATTGCAGGCGACGGAAGCATACAGATGAATATACAGGAGCTTGCCACTGCGGTTATAAATAAGCTTCCTGTTAAAGTAGCCATACTCAACAACAGATACCTTGGCATGGTAAGACAGTGGCAGGAACTCTTCTTTGAAGAAAGATATTCCCATACCAAGCTTGATGAGAGCGTGCCTGACTTTGTAAAGATTGCCGAGGCCTACGGCGCTGTGGGATTAAGGGCCGCAAAGCCGAGCGAGGTTGAACCCGTGCTTAAAGAGGCTTTCAGGATAAAGAAGACCGTGTTTATGGATTTTGTTGTTGACTGGAAGGAAAAGGTTTATCCGATGGTGCCTGCAGGCGCGCCAATAGACCATATGCTTTTTGAACAGGCAGAAAAGAAAGCAGAAAAGAAATTAAAGGCAGTGAAATAAACCTGAGGTGAAGGAATGAGACATACAATTTCTGTTCTGGTTGAAAATAAATTCGGTGTGCTTTCAAGGGTATCCGGGCTTTTCAGCGGAAGAGGCTATAACATTGAAAGCCTCTCTGTAGGAGAGACGATAGACCCGCAGATTTCTGTTATGACAATAGTAACAACAGGGGATGACTCGGTTATTGAGCAGATTACGAAACAGCTTAATAAACTTATTGATATCATAAAAGTCACTGACATGACAGAGCTGGACCATGTTGAGCGTGAAATGGTGCTCGTAAAAGTATCTCTGAGGCAGCAGGACAAGGCAGAGGTGTTAAATCTGACAGAGATATTCAGAGGAAGGATTGTGGATTCAAGCCAGAAGACCTATACAATAGAAATCACCGGCGATGAAAAGAAGATAGAGGCGTTTGTGGAGCTTATGCGGCCTATGGGCATAAAGGAATTTGTCAGGACAGGCAAGGTAGCTATAACAAGAGAAGGCGTAAAAAAATAAAAATTAGGGGAGGTGAATTAACATGAGAATACCGTTAATGAAGCATTTGTCATGGTATCTGATAATTGCAATGTTCATCATTGGGATTGCGCCTAAGGCTGATGCGGGCATTGCGCCATCGGAAATCATTGTCATGTCACAGGTTGACAGGACGGCTGACCTTGGAAAAATCCAGAATGTTCTTGAAATGAAAATGGTCAGAGAGAGGCTGGAGAAGTTAGGATTTGCTCAGGATGAGATACAGACTAAATTAGGCAGTCTCAGCGACCAGCAGATGCACAATCTGGCGCTCCAGATAGATGAGATTAAGGTTGGAGGCGATAGTGGTCTCGGTATAGTGATAGCTCTTCTTGTGATAGCCATACTTTTTGTGCTGTTGCTTTGGCTTATGGATCACAAAGTAGTAGTGACAAAATAAAATTAAAGGAGGTGAATTAGCATGAGAATACCTTTAATGAAGCATTTATCCTGGTATCTGATAATTGCAATGTTCATAATCGGGATTGCGCCTAAGGCTGATGCGGGCATTGCGCCGTCGGAAATCATTGTTATGTCACAGGTTGACAGGACGGCTGACCTTGGAAAAATCCAGAATGTTCTTGAAATGAAAATGGTCAGAGAGAGGCTTGAGAAATTAGGATTTGCTCAGGATGAGATACAGAACAAATTAAGCAGTCTCAGCGACCAGCAGATGCACAATCTGGCGCTCCAGATAGACGATATGAAGGTTGGAGGAGACGGCCTCGATATAGTGATAGCTCTTCTTGTGATCACCATACTTGTTGTGCTGTTAATTCAGCTTACAGGCCACAGAGTAATAGTAACGAAATAATTTTTATGTCATTGCGAGGAGCGAAGACGACGAAGCAATCTAAGAAACAAATGGGAATAGCAAGATTGCTTCGCTTCGCTCGCAATGACAATTGTATTCTGTCTATTATTTTTATTGTATATTTCTTGCATTCGTGTGCTGTGGTGAATCCTGTCCTTGAGTCCAAGCATAACCGCATTATTGCTAATGTCCCGTTCCATGCTCAGGAGGCTTATCAGTGCGGACCCGCATCTCTTGCAGGCGTTATGAATTACTGGAAGATAGATGTTACGCCTGATGATATTGCAAAGGAGATATACAGCAAATCCGCAAAAGGCACCCTGAATATTGATATGGTAATTTATCCTCAGAAAAAGGGATTATTTGCAGAACAATATTCAGGGAATATGAAAGACCTGAAAAAAAATATAGATTCAGGGTATCCGCTTGTTGTGTTTGTTGATTATGGTTTATGGGTATTTCAGTCAAATCATTTCATGGTTGTTGTAGGGTATAATGAGGATAGAGTGATTGTGAATTCAGGAAAAGATAAGGGCAAGTTCATATCTGAAGAGGATTTTATAAAGGCATGGGAAAAGACAAAATTCTGGACGCTGCTTATCAAAAGAAAGTGAAAAGTTTAGAGTTAAGAGTTAAGAGTTTTAAGATAGTTTTTTTCCTAATTGCATTTTCACTTTTAACTTCTTGTTCCCTTCCGCGAATAATCATCCTCGACGACCCGCTGAGCCCTGAGGAGCACATAAACCTCGGGTTTGCATACGAGAAAAAAGGAGATATTGATAATGCATTGAGGGAATACAGGCTTGCATCAAAAAAACTTCCTCTGGCGTATCTTTATATGGGGAATATATATTTTCAGAAAAATGATTTTGACGAGGCAGAGTCAGCATATAAAAAGGCGATTGAAAAAGAACCCTCTAATTCAGACGCATACAATAATCTTGCCTGGCTTTATTACACAAAAAAGGAAAATCTCAACGAGGCAGAGGAACTTGCGCTTAAGGCAATAGAACTTAATCCTTCAAAGAAGGAAATTTATCAGGACACGCTTGATAAGATTAGGGGAGTAAAGAGCAAGTTGTAACGATTGCAGTCAAGGAAATAGATCTGACCGCAACATGCCCCAAGACTCATCAAGAACGACGGCAAGAAATGCGCTTGTTATGCCTTAATTTCATTTATTGGCAATATTTGTCTGCCATGTCGAATTGTGAGAATGGATATTTGTTTGGTTTCGATACGATAAATGATGCGGTAATTGCCGTAAATTAGTTCTCTAAATTGGCTATCATTAATTTCGGGTAGAATCCGGCCGATTTCGGGAGACGATTTTAGTTGCTCAACTTTAGAAAATACTGTATCAATCCATTTTTCTGCCGCTGATGGTTTGTCTTGGGCAATATAATCGGCTATTTCCGATGCTCTATCGACAGCAAGAGGAGACCAGATTATTCTCATTTTGGAATTCGCTTTAATAGTTTCTCTTTTGCATCTTTATGGCTGATTCCTGCTCCTTTTTCCAGTTGATTGAGAGAGGTTTGAATATCTGATAGAAGCTCGATTTTCTCTTGCATGGCTTCAAATTCATTTGCACCTAAAAGGACCGCAATGCCTTTCCCGTGCTGTGTAATTATCACCGGTCTTTTAGTATCATGAACTTGCTTTATAAAAGTTGCCATGCTGTTCCTGACTTCTGACAGGGACCTGATATCTTCAGCAATTTTTAGTTTTTGCACATAGCACCTCATTAAGTATGTATTTCGTACATTATATCGCACATGTTCTGGTGCATGCAAGTGTTTATTTTCTGACATGTATAACAGAGTCTTTCAGTCGCCGGAGCTAT encodes the following:
- a CDS encoding response regulator; translated protein: IILMDIQMPKMNGLEAAKILKSNQSTAKIPIIALTAYAMTEEKEKLGKEWFDGYIAKPAGVKDILKLVDEVIKQKGDKDDTKV
- the hemH gene encoding ferrochelatase, which gives rise to MNDPVGIVLLNLGGPDSLQAVKPFLYNLFSDRKIIQLGPPFLQKPLAWLIATLRSKKTEGYYSLIGGRSPILDITNAQAKALEEALNNELEMEESPPPIPPPRGGRVREGVAGVKVKVYVGMRYWHPLIEDVIPQIYNNGIRKLIGLSLYPQYSLATSGSSFSKLKEVIGSQFTVHCITSWYDHPLYIEALVDVIKKGLESFTLSLTLPPRGGGMGGGDVHVLFSAHSLPEKFIDEGDPYVRHIERTIEEIVKRMPVKWNLSYQSKSGPVKWLGPSTDEKLKELAGRNIKNILMVPISFVSDHIETLYEIDILYMQMAKGLGINLRRTDSLNTHPLFIEALKDIVIKNMTEIGWI
- the hemG gene encoding protoporphyrinogen oxidase, which encodes MRLTIIGGGISGLSLAYFLLEREPSLDIIILESEKRAGGKIWTEKVNGFLCEGGVNGFLDNRPKTLELASKLLINPLRSTDAARKRYIFSGGKLNLLPESPVSFLTSDLLSLYGRLRVMYEFFAPRGRAEDETLADFARRRLGKEAYEKLIDPMASGIYAGNSELLSLKSCFPKIFNLEEKYGSLIKGMIKLQRARDKERRTDKLQTPNSKLQTKVGAGPGGTLTSFHDGMGMMVDSLKSSLKERLRAGSKVVSVERKNKGYAVHLSDGMVVETEILVIASPAYSAAEILKNLDRPLSSVLSEIPYPSVSVVCFGYRKERIADKLDGFGFLIPYKERRKILGSLWDSSIFPGRAPDGYALLRSMVGGARASELAMQDDSRLMDVVAEELKDIMDIKVQPDFVKIYRHEKAIPQYNIGHDRKLKAVDEMLLKYKNLYLTGNAYRGIGVNDCIENSYKLAETIIRKEEI
- a CDS encoding DUF465 domain-containing protein, with translation MKEQEIAEILLKENEEYKKLGEEHKNLKEALAEIDKKVHFTPEEEVERKRIQKLKLTKKDRMAELIREYKKSHSTN
- the ilvD gene encoding dihydroxy-acid dehydratase; protein product: MRSRTIKEGLERVPHRALLYATGIPKSEMKKPFIGVATSFTDIIPGHIGMRDLERFIEKGVHTGGGYPFFFGIPGICDGIAMGHSGMHYSLPSRELIADMVETIAQAHQLDGLVLLTNCDKITPGMLMAAARINIPSIVVTAGPMLSGRLRGKRLSLINDTFEAVGKYKKGLIKNDELEALEMCACPGAGSCQGMYTANTMACVTESLGMSLSGCATALAVSADKRRIAFASGERIVELVKKNITPGKIMTRKAFENAIMVDLALGGSTNTVLHIPAIAHDAGVELPLEAFDILSKKTPHLANMLPGGEHFLEDLEWAGGIPALMKRLRGNLNNCITVSGRSIFEIADSAEIINENVIRPLNKAYHKEGGIAILRGNLAPDGAVVKQSAVSKNMMKFEGSAKVFNSEEEGMKAILNGKIKAGDVVVIRYEGPKGGPGMREMLSPTATIAGMGLSESVAVITDGRFSGGTRGPCIGHISPEAMEGGIIAIIKNGDRIKIDIPGRRVDLLLSEKEIKERLSKWKPPKPKITKGYLSRYARMVTSAGTGAVMK
- the ilvB gene encoding biosynthetic-type acetolactate synthase large subunit, which gives rise to MKISGSEILIECLKKEGVKHIFGYPGGVVLNIFDALYDNKDLRLILTRHEQGAVHAADGYARSSGKVGVALVTSGPGATNTVTGIATASMDSIPLVVFSGQVPTMLIGNDAFQEADIVGITRPCTKYNYLVKDVKDLARIVKEAFYIASSGRPGPVLIDLPKDVTVGKADFVWPELDIRSYKPTYEGNKWMITQGAHLIAKSKKPVIIAGGGVILSGAAKELKEFAEHTDIPVTMTLMGLGGFPGSHKLSLGMLGMHGTYYANKAVQDSDLLIAIGMRFDDRVTGKVDAFAPNAKIIHIDIDPTSIKKNVRVDVPIVGDVKKVLAVMNKVLKEEVKEQWGEVKKAWLKQIDAWRAERPMTYTHSDEIIKPQFVVEKIYELTKGDAIITTEVGQNQMWTAQFYKFDKPRTLLTSGGLGTMGYGFPAAIGAQFAHPEKLVIDIAGDGSIQMNIQELATAVINKLPVKVAILNNRYLGMVRQWQELFFEERYSHTKLDESVPDFVKIAEAYGAVGLRAAKPSEVEPVLKEAFRIKKTVFMDFVVDWKEKVYPMVPAGAPIDHMLFEQAEKKAEKKLKAVK
- the ilvN gene encoding acetolactate synthase small subunit codes for the protein MRHTISVLVENKFGVLSRVSGLFSGRGYNIESLSVGETIDPQISVMTIVTTGDDSVIEQITKQLNKLIDIIKVTDMTELDHVEREMVLVKVSLRQQDKAEVLNLTEIFRGRIVDSSQKTYTIEITGDEKKIEAFVELMRPMGIKEFVRTGKVAITREGVKK
- a CDS encoding PA2779 family protein is translated as MRIPLMKHLSWYLIIAMFIIGIAPKADAGIAPSEIIVMSQVDRTADLGKIQNVLEMKMVRERLEKLGFAQDEIQTKLGSLSDQQMHNLALQIDEIKVGGDSGLGIVIALLVIAILFVLLLWLMDHKVVVTK
- a CDS encoding PA2779 family protein: MRIPLMKHLSWYLIIAMFIIGIAPKADAGIAPSEIIVMSQVDRTADLGKIQNVLEMKMVRERLEKLGFAQDEIQNKLSSLSDQQMHNLALQIDDMKVGGDGLDIVIALLVITILVVLLIQLTGHRVIVTK
- a CDS encoding peptidase C39 family protein, which produces MGIARLLRFARNDNCILSIIFIVYFLHSCAVVNPVLESKHNRIIANVPFHAQEAYQCGPASLAGVMNYWKIDVTPDDIAKEIYSKSAKGTLNIDMVIYPQKKGLFAEQYSGNMKDLKKNIDSGYPLVVFVDYGLWVFQSNHFMVVVGYNEDRVIVNSGKDKGKFISEEDFIKAWEKTKFWTLLIKRK
- a CDS encoding tetratricopeptide repeat protein: MGKDKILDAAYQKKVKSLELRVKSFKIVFFLIAFSLLTSCSLPRIIILDDPLSPEEHINLGFAYEKKGDIDNALREYRLASKKLPLAYLYMGNIYFQKNDFDEAESAYKKAIEKEPSNSDAYNNLAWLYYTKKENLNEAEELALKAIELNPSKKEIYQDTLDKIRGVKSKL
- a CDS encoding type II toxin-antitoxin system RelE/ParE family toxin, producing the protein MRIIWSPLAVDRASEIADYIAQDKPSAAEKWIDTVFSKVEQLKSSPEIGRILPEINDSQFRELIYGNYRIIYRIETKQISILTIRHGRQILPINEIKA
- a CDS encoding type II toxin-antitoxin system Phd/YefM family antitoxin, whose protein sequence is MQKLKIAEDIRSLSEVRNSMATFIKQVHDTKRPVIITQHGKGIAVLLGANEFEAMQEKIELLSDIQTSLNQLEKGAGISHKDAKEKLLKRIPK